GCATGGGCCCAGGAAGGGCCGGCAGATTTCGCCACCCGGGTGCCGCTGAGCGTCAGCGGCAACGGCCCTTGGTATCGCCTTGAATTGCCCTTGGCGGTGCAACTCAATGCGCGCCAGGCCGATCTGAGCGACGTGCGCGTGTTCAACGCTGCCGGTGAGCCCCAGGCGTATGCGCTGTCGCGTCAATCCTCCCAGCGCACAGAAAGCCGCAACGTTACCGATGTGAAGTGGTTCCCGCTGTACGCCGCCGACACCCAGGAAACACTGCCCGGTGTGGTGATGAAAACCACCGCCGAAGGCACCTTGGTGGAAATCAAACCCACCGCCGCCGCCAAGCCCGGCAAACAGGTGCTGCGCGGCTGGGTGCTGGACGCCAGCGCGATCAAGGCGCCGTTGCAGCAACTGAGCCTGGACTGGAGCCGTGAGCAAGAGGGCTTCCAGCGTTTCAGCATTGAAGCCAGCGATGACTTGCAGCGTTGGGCGCCGTGGGGCGAAGGGCAAGTGGCGCGCTTGTCGTTTGCCGACGAACGCGTCGAACAACATGACGTCAGCCTGCCAGGGCGCTCGGCGCGTTACCTGCGCCTGGTGTGGAAGGGGCAGGCGGCGCCGCTGTTGACCTCGGCCAAGGTGCTGAGCGCCATCCACAGCAGCCTGCCGATGCCATTGGTATGGTCTGAACCGTTGGCGGGCACGCGCCTAAAGGCGGGGGAGTACAGATGGCAGTTGCCGACGGGGCTGAGTGTCGAGCGCTTGCGCATCGAGTTGAAGCAGCCCAACACGCTGGCACCGGTGACGTTGTCCGGGCGCAGCGATGCCAAACAGGCGTGGCAGCCATTGAGCAATGGCTTGCTGTACCGCCTGACGCAAAACGGCCAGGACGTGGCGCAGGATGAGTTGCAGTTGCCGGGCCAGGTCGTGGCCGAACTCCAGTTGCAGGTGGATGAGCGCGGTGGCGGCCTGGGTGTCGACGCGCCCGCGCTGCGCTTTGCGGTGCGCGCCACCCAGTTGGTGTTCCTGGCGCGGGGTGAACCGCCGTTTAGCCTGGCGTTGGGGAATGCCTCGGTGAAGGCGGCGAATTTGCCGCTGTCGACCTTGATCCCTGACTACAGCGCCGAGCGCCTCAACACGTTGGGGCAAGCCAAGGTCGCCGGGGAAATTGCGGTCGCGTCGCAGGCGGCGGTCGCGCCTGTCGACGACGGGCCCAACTGGAAAAAACTCGGACTCTGGGCCGTGTTACTGCTCGGCGTGGCGGCACTGGGCGCGATGGCCTACAGTCTGCTGCGCAAGCCGCCGGTGGCACGTTAAATAAAGTCCATGAACTCTATTGGGTTTAAATCCTCTGATAGGAGGAAATACGCCCCGACTCGCGTTAAACTGCGCGGGTTTTCAAGCCCCCCATTCTCCGGAGCCTTACATGTCCCGCGTTACCTTGAGTCGCTATTTGATTGAGCAGACCCGCAGCAACAACACGCCTGCCGATCTGCGCTTCCTTATCGAAGTGGTTGCGCGTGCTTGCAAGGAAATCAGCCATGCCGTGTCCAAAGGCGCACTGGGTGGTGTCCTGGGCAGCATGGGCACTGAAAACGTGCAGGGCGAAGTGCAGAAGAAGCTCGACGTGATCTCCAACGAGATCCTGCTCGAAGCCAACGAGTGGGGCGGTCACCTGGCCGGCATGGCGTCCGAAGAAATGGACAATGCCTACCAGATCCCGGGTAAGTACCCTAAAGGCGCGTACCTGCTGGTGTTCGACCCACTGGACGGCTCGTCCAACATCGACATCAACGCCCCGGTCGGCACCATCTTCTCTGTGCTGCGCTGCCCGAACGAATACCTGAGCCAGAACGAAGCCCTGAACGAAAAGGCCTTCCTGCAGCCAGGCACCGAGCAGGTCGCTGCCGGTTATGCGATCTACGGCCCACAGACCATGCTGGTGCTGACCCTGGGCGACGGCGTCAAAGGCTTCACCCTGGACCGCGAAATGGGCAGCTTTGTACTGACCCACGAAGACATCACCATTCCTGCATCGACCCAGGAATTTGCGATCAACATGTCCAACCAGCGTCACTGGGAAGAGCCGGTGACCCGTTACGTTGGCGAGCTGATGGCCG
The genomic region above belongs to Pseudomonas sp. S35 and contains:
- a CDS encoding class 1 fructose-bisphosphatase gives rise to the protein MSRVTLSRYLIEQTRSNNTPADLRFLIEVVARACKEISHAVSKGALGGVLGSMGTENVQGEVQKKLDVISNEILLEANEWGGHLAGMASEEMDNAYQIPGKYPKGAYLLVFDPLDGSSNIDINAPVGTIFSVLRCPNEYLSQNEALNEKAFLQPGTEQVAAGYAIYGPQTMLVLTLGDGVKGFTLDREMGSFVLTHEDITIPASTQEFAINMSNQRHWEEPVTRYVGELMAGEEGPLKKNFNMRWVAAMVADVHRILTRGGLFMYPRDSREPSKPGKLRLMYEANPMSFLVEQAGGASTDGHQRILDIQPEGLHQRVAVFLGSKEEVERVTAYHKK
- a CDS encoding DUF3999 domain-containing protein, with amino-acid sequence MGKSSVVVLGMCAVLSAWAQEGPADFATRVPLSVSGNGPWYRLELPLAVQLNARQADLSDVRVFNAAGEPQAYALSRQSSQRTESRNVTDVKWFPLYAADTQETLPGVVMKTTAEGTLVEIKPTAAAKPGKQVLRGWVLDASAIKAPLQQLSLDWSREQEGFQRFSIEASDDLQRWAPWGEGQVARLSFADERVEQHDVSLPGRSARYLRLVWKGQAAPLLTSAKVLSAIHSSLPMPLVWSEPLAGTRLKAGEYRWQLPTGLSVERLRIELKQPNTLAPVTLSGRSDAKQAWQPLSNGLLYRLTQNGQDVAQDELQLPGQVVAELQLQVDERGGGLGVDAPALRFAVRATQLVFLARGEPPFSLALGNASVKAANLPLSTLIPDYSAERLNTLGQAKVAGEIAVASQAAVAPVDDGPNWKKLGLWAVLLLGVAALGAMAYSLLRKPPVAR